Genomic DNA from Telopea speciosissima isolate NSW1024214 ecotype Mountain lineage chromosome 2, Tspe_v1, whole genome shotgun sequence:
ATAAATCATACATCTTGCTCATAAGAATCTTACCAGACCAAACATACATTATAAGGAAACCTAAACATCTAAATACTCCAGAGAAATCCACAATATCTGCACAAATTAAGCGAGTCCAACCAACCATGGTTTTGACATGAAACGAAAATTGTAATTATTATTAAAACGAGGGAGAAAtgaagaggggaaaaaattcTCCATAAAATATCAGTAAACACAAATTTCAcagaagaataaaaacaaacaaTTGGTGGGTGATAAAGTAAAAGCATATCTCATCAAACAAGAAAATGGCACATAGAAAAGGGATTGGATTTGGAGGCAATACTCTTGTTCTTGACGGGCCATTACAAGTGGGTCGTCCTTCTTGATATCATGAGGGTACCACTGAGCGACTTTCTCGCCGATGAGCTTCTTACGGAGAACCTTGTGAGGTGATCTCTGGCCTGTTGGGTTCAGAACGTGACCGAATATCCTCGCCCTCGCCTCCGTCACTCCTCTTATGGCCGCTGCCGCCAGCATGTTCCTCAGGCTGCCGCCGCTACTGCTCATTATGCCAACTTAGTTCAGCTTTTACCGACCCTATGTAATGTAACCTCTACTCAATACTTCTGCAACAACCCACCACATCACATTTCAAGGCAGGAGTGCAGACTCAGACTGAGAACACGGGACTATTATGGTGTTTGAAACTCGGTGAATCGACTCTTGCTGGCCGGCCGATCCGAGTGTATGGACCATCGAATCAACATCACTCAAAATATTTTATGTTCAATAATAtataaaaaggaagaagacgCTGATGGATCGTATGGCCTGCGCCAGCATCGAGGCCAATGAGGGGACAAACATGGGCATCCAACAAGAGG
This window encodes:
- the LOC122652097 gene encoding 28S ribosomal protein S33, mitochondrial-like; protein product: MSSSGGSLRNMLAAAAIRGVTEARARIFGHVLNPTGQRSPHKVLRKKLIGEKVAQWYPHDIKKDDPLVMARQEQERLSKLEMLKRRGKGPPKKGQGRRAVKRSK